CTTTAGATTCAGGCTTATATTTAAAGGTTTCGGCTATTTTATCACTAATAAGGAGTAATTAATTTGCGCCGTAAATTGTTGCGAGGTATCTTTGCTGATCATCTCGATAGACAGAAGCATACGGAAGGTGTGATATGAGTAATGGAGAAGATGATTGCATAAGAATCAGGTTGGCAAATTCTTTGCCATAACTTTTGATAAGGCGCGCCAGTCCTTGCTCATTGTCTCCTGCATTAAAAAAAATATCTACTGCATGCGGTGTTATATGCAGTTGCTGCAGATACGTCGCAGGGTCAAGAAAATCTCCTTCCACAAGCCATGGTCCATTATTATTTTCCGACTGGTCGAGAATTCCCTGTGCAATAAGTTCTCCTCTGCGTTTTATTGCAGTGGCATACATTGCTCTGTCTCCTTCAATAGAACATGCCCGTGCTCCATAGAGGGACGCGAGCGCGGCAACTCTGCCATCTCCGCCTCCTGCGTCAGCAAAAATATCCATTGGTCTCAGATCTCTCTGATGGTACAATATATCAAACACTGTTCGGACATCACGGAGATTTGTCGGGCGATAATATCCAATAGAAGTTCGTTTTGGTTGTCGTTCTTCCTTATGGAATTGGTCATAATACCGGACAAGCGCATCTATTCTCTGTTTGTCAAGAGCCATATTCGAAAGAAAGTACATGCAACCTAAATATTTTATGGCCTGTAGAGTGTTCGTGTCTGCTGTCGGAATATGGGAAAAGAGGTTTGCTGAAGCCGTTGGGCATATTCTTGCAGAAGAGCAATATCTTGACATCCAGAGAAAAATCCGCCCAGATAAGATGCAAGAAGTGCACTTCCTTCTTTGCCAATAGTATCTAGTGAAACAATATGTCCTGCGCGGCTTGTACTGCTCAAGTCAAAAAATAATGCGCTGAAGAAGGATATCTTATCCTCATTTGGTACTCTTTTCAGGCACGTCGGCAAATATCCATTTGCAGCAGGAAAATTCGCAGCAGCAAGATCGCGAAGCTGCTGTTCGAGAACAAGCGGCGCAATTCCTTCCTGAAGCACATACCCTGCGCCATGAAGTATTCCCACATATCGGGCAAGATGAATTGTTGGAGAAATAGGGAGTGAATAGTTTCCCCCTTCAGAAATGCTGTGTTGCATAATTAATTCTTCTTTCTGATTATGACATAAACTTCTTTTCCAACATATTTTTTCAAGCAATCGATTTTTGCGCCATTTCCAAATTTTGTCACAGTCTTTTGGAAGATAGTTTCTACTTCATCTTTGAGTTCTAACTCATTGTTTTTTATTTTTAAGGTTCTCATAACAACAAGATATATATACATGTATATATATCTTTCTATTTTGAGGTGTTTTATGGCAAAAACAAAACGATGGGGAGATAGTTATTTTGACAGACGTGATTGGAAAAAGTACAATGAACAGCTCATCAAGCGAGGCGAGTTCTTTTTAGATTTAGACTTCATTGAAAAATGGGAAGATGAATTATATCAAATGAATTTGGGGAAAATAGGAGCACCTTATCAATTTCCAAATTCTCTCATTGAGTTACAAGGAATCTGGCATGCAAAAAGTATTCCTTGTCGAATGATTGAAGGAATGACCAGAAGATTAGCTGATTTTGGGAAAGTTCCAAACTACAACGATTACACCACAGCTAATCGACGCATAAACAAGCTGGAATGTCAGCTTGTTGTGCCGCAAGGCAATAGCCTTACTTTATTTAGTGATGGAACTGGTTTGCAAGTGATAGAAAGTGGCGAATATCTACGTGAAAAATATGGTAAGAAAAACCGTCGCTGGGTACAAGTAATTATTTTGGGCGATCCAAAATCAAAAGAACCAGTGAGCTTTGAAGTTAATCTTATTCAAGAGTCTGAATTAGATTCGGCAAAGCGACAGCTTGCCGATTTACGAAATAAAAAAGTGAATATTAAATGCTTTGGTGGTGATGGTTCTTACGATGAGATTGCTCTTTGGAATCAACTGGTCTACAATGGAATTGAACCAATCATCAAGCCAGATAAAAATGCTATCGTTCCCTCCGGAAGTAGGGAACGAGATAAGAATGTAGAAGAACGAAATCTTTTAGGATATGATCTTTGGGCAAGAGAACATCAATATGGCTCTCGTTGGTTGGCGACAGAGGGGATATTTAGCGCAGTAAAGAGGATGTTTGGGGAGAAAATACATGCAAGATCAGAGAGGGGGATAATTCAAGAAGCGAAAATAAAATTCTGGGCGTATCAGAAGATGAAACGCTACGCTGAAGCGTAGCTTCTGCTATACTCCAATACAAGATCATTTTGAATTATGCAACACAGCAATTGAAATAATAAAAATAATGACATGCCTCGCCATGCGTTGCTTGTTCGTGAGTTCAGCGTTGCGAGTTCGTAATCAATTATCATTAAAGAATTTTTAGAAAAAATCACCTGCCGTACATCAGAAAGTTATTTTTTCAAAATTCTTTATACCACAAGACAAACCATCATGTCCAGTGCTCTTATTCTCAGTAAATCGTAAGCACAACCCACACTGGACATGCTGCTGTGAGCTATATCTACTTCTGTGATAATGATAAGAGTACACCACAGATGAGAGTTTTGAGAAGAAAAGTGCAGAAATGCACCAGAACTCGCACTGCTGAAAGAAAACCCGAAAGGAAGGTGGAATTATGGAAACCAAAACAGGAAATAAGCCAGTAAAGAAATTCAGAGCAGGAGCTGTCAGCGTGACTGTCTGGAAGAATGCAGGAAAAGAAGTTGATGGCAAAGAAATGAGCTACAACACGATTTCTTTGGAACGAAGCTACAAAGACAAGGAAGGAGCATGGAAAAGTACAAATTCCATGAGAATTAATGACCTTCCAAGAGCTGCCGCAGCAATAAACAAGGCATATGATTTCCTTGTCTTTGCAAAAGATAGTGCAGACGTAGCTGAAGCTGAAGAATAAGCAAAAGTTTTGTTTGCGTCAAGAACAACCGATCACCGCTCCCTTCGGTCGCTATAGATCGGTGGCATGGCTTAGGTGGTTCTTGACGCATTGCGAAATTCCACAGTTCATTTTTTGATTGTGGACTTCGTCCACTGGTGAAACACACTAGTGGAATTTCGGAATGCTTAATTAAATCTTTTATTTTTTTATTATTTTCAATTAAAAAATGAATGAAGTGAAATTTTTTAAATAAGGAGGAGATCCCTATGCGAAGACAACAACAGGTATTTGAGGAAAACATGAGTACAGAAGAATTTGATGAAGAAAAGTTCCGCGAGGAAAAAGCAGCGCTGGAACAAAGCGAAGAGACTGGTGAAGTAAAGAAGAAGGGAAACATCACCATTCATGACCTGCCAGGAATTGGTCCTGCGACAGCAGAAAAATTAACTGCAGTAGGGTTTGGAACAGTGATGGCGATTGCTGTTGCAACTCCGGGAGAGATTGTGGAAGCAACAGGCATTTCTGAACCAGGCGCGAGAAAAATAATCAACGCAGCGCGAACAAATCTGGATATGGGATTTGAAAGCGGCG
This DNA window, taken from Candidatus Woesearchaeota archaeon, encodes the following:
- a CDS encoding IS5 family transposase translates to MAKTKRWGDSYFDRRDWKKYNEQLIKRGEFFLDLDFIEKWEDELYQMNLGKIGAPYQFPNSLIELQGIWHAKSIPCRMIEGMTRRLADFGKVPNYNDYTTANRRINKLECQLVVPQGNSLTLFSDGTGLQVIESGEYLREKYGKKNRRWVQVIILGDPKSKEPVSFEVNLIQESELDSAKRQLADLRNKKVNIKCFGGDGSYDEIALWNQLVYNGIEPIIKPDKNAIVPSGSRERDKNVEERNLLGYDLWAREHQYGSRWLATEGIFSAVKRMFGEKIHARSERGIIQEAKIKFWAYQKMKRYAEA
- a CDS encoding DUF2080 family transposase-associated protein, whose amino-acid sequence is MRTLKIKNNELELKDEVETIFQKTVTKFGNGAKIDCLKKYVGKEVYVIIRKKN